The nucleotide window GCGCGCTGACAGTCTTTTGTTGTTTTTGCCGTAAGAAGCACCGTGCAAATCGGAAAGCTGTACAACCCTTACACAGCTGTCCACCTTGATACTGCTTGTGCTGTAAAAGGTTTCCCTGAAATTTCTGTTACCGATATAGTTGCAAAGCACCAGAATAACCAGCGTTGCAATACACACAAAAACCATACCGATTGCAAAGAATTTAAATGCCTTAATATTCTTTTTAGTTTTTGGGCTGAGGGTATTGTACGCGGTCTGCTTCGCAATTTTTACGGATTTCCCCACGCCGATAACCGAATCAATACACACCTGCAGAGTTTTCCAGCATTCCTTTTTGAACCGTTTAACATCCTCTGCACCATGGTAGGTCACCAGGACCTGCTTTTCATCCACATCTTCAATGACAAAGGTATCTGCCCACTTTTCATAAAGGGCATCGGGTGCGATCTCTTTAAAAAGCTCTTTTACTCTTTCCTGATATTTTTCTGTTTTTTCCATAGTTTTCACTTTCCTTATCCAAAAAAGCCTATACTTTTATTTCTGATAAAGCCTGCAGGTTGCTTTTACAACCTCCTGCCAGCTGTATTTGTTTAAAACAAATGTATCTGCACCATTCTTTAGCAGCTCTTTCTGCCTGCTGTCGGTACATAAAAGCTTTAATTTATCCGCCAAATCCGCCACATCGCTTTTTTTAAAGTACATGGCTTTATCCTCTGCAACCGCTGTGTTTTCGGGAATATCCGAGCACAAAAGGGCATTGCCGTAAGAAAGTGCCTCCAAAAGGCAAAGGGACATACCTTCTAAGTCTGAGGGCAATACGTTTAAGTAGGCATTGGAATAAATTTCATTTAACGTATCCCCCGACACAAAGCCCGTAAAGATAATATTCGGATTCCCTTTTGCCTTTTCCTTAAGCATACGCACATACGCATCGGTATCGCTGGTATCCCCTGCAATCAAAAGCTTTTTGTCCGTTTCAAGGCTCTTATACGCATCAATAAGATAATGAATCCCCTTTTCCGCGGTCAGTCTTGAAACGATTGCTATGTATTCGTCTTTTTTCAAGCCGTATTTTTCGGTGATGATTTCAGCTTCTTTTTTTTCAGGACGGCTGATGCCGTTATGAATGATGGTGGTTTCCCGCCCGTAGGTTTCCTTAAAATAATCCTGCGCCGCCTGACTTAAAACAATGACCTCATCTGCATATTTTGCCAGAATTTTTTCGCCGAATTTAATATATTTGGAGGCAAAGCCCTTGCCCCATTTTTCTCTCTGCCAATCCAGCCCATGCACGGTGGCAACGCATTTTTTCCCGAAAAGCTTTGGAATCCAGAGCGCCGCACAGGGACCTTCTGCGTGGAAATGTATTACATCGTAATTGCTAAAGGAAGCCGAAATTGCCGCCGTAAAGGATGCAATCATTGCGGCAAAGCCCCTGACGTTTAGTGTCCATGCATTTTTCAGCTTTACGCCCTTATACATTTTGTTTTTTACCGTTCCCACATATTCGTTTTCCACTTTATCCGAGGAGCGGTTATAGCAGGTAACCTCATGCCCCATTTCCACAAGCATGGGACAAAGGGTGGTCAGCACATTTTCGATGCCGCCACGTCTTGAGGGAACAACCTTATGCCCAATCATAGCAATTTTCATATTTTTCACTCCAACTTACCGCCCGGTCGCCGTAAGCATGACAAGCGGTGTTTTCAGCATAATTTTCAAATCATTAAGATATGTTCTGGTTTGTATGTATTCGATATCCATTTCCACCCACTGTTCAAAGGGGATGTCGTTTCTGTTTTTGGAAATCTGCCAGGTGCAGGTAAGTCCCGGGGTAACCAGCAGACGAAGACGCTGGTAATCGGTATAATACTTTACCTCTCTCGGCAGCGGCGGACGCGGACCTACCAGGGTCATGTCGCCCTTTAAAACGTTAAAGAACTGCATCAGCTCGTCTAAAGAAAGCTTTCTTAAATACTTGCCGACTCTTGTGATGCGGGGGTCTTCCTTTATTTTGAATACAGGTCCGTCCATTTCGTTCTGCTTTGCCAGCTCGTCAATCATTTTATCGGCATTGGCACGCATGGTTCTGAATTTGTACATATAAAATTCTTGGCCGTGCCGTCCGACTCTGATTTGCTTGTAAAACGGCCCTGCGCTGGGATCGTCAATGACAATCACAATGGCAATGACAATCATCAGCGGTAAGAAAAACAGTAAAATTAAGGTTGCGAAGAAAATATCAAAAAGTCTCTTCTGCGCCCAAAAGGTGGAATAGGATTTTTCGATAATCGCTTCTAACTTTTCTCTTGTTTTTGCATCAACTTTGTCCTGATCAATGTACGGCATTTGGTTCAAACACTTCTTTCTGCTATTTTTTTGACAGAATCAAATTCTGTTTTTCTGTTCTCCGAAAAATAAAATTTCGGGAATACAATATTTTCGATTTCTTTTTCTTGCTCTATAAATCCGGGATGGAACAGCACTTCAATATCCGCTCCTGTTTTTCGGGCAAGCTTTTCATATGCGGGCAAAATTTTCAGAACTCTTTTTTCGTCCATTTTCCCCGAAAACAAAATACCCATAAAATATGCTTTTTTTATATGTTTTGCTTTCCTTTTATTGCAGAGCCAAAGAAATTTTAAAAGCCATTGCTTGATAAGATTGACCGGACTGTATGTAAAATACAGTGACGGAGCTTTCAGATACGGCAAAATCGGCTCTGCAGGAATCCGCATATACTCTATATTCATTTTTTCGTCCTTTAACACCTGTAGCAAGGCATTAAAGACGGGTGGCAGCATGTGGGTATGCTGATGGCTGTCGATACAAAAGTCCACACCCTCAGGCAATGCCCTTCTCCAGCACAAAACCTGCAACTTGATTTCCTTATACAGCTGTGCCTCCAGTTTTTTCGGTTGAAACAGCCACAGCTTAAAAAGTCCAAAAAAGGTATGCTTAAAATTTCCGTTTTTGTCTGCAAGCAGGTCAATTTCCTCCGCCTTAGACAGGCATTTACCCTCCACCAGATTCAAATGCAAAGAAATTCTGGTATCCGGGTTGAATTTTCGCAAATCCACCGCATCAAAATTCGGAAAAACGCTTACTTTGTTCAGCGTACCGCCGTCTATGCATTGCTGAATGTGAAGATTAACGCTGTCGCAAAGTCCGTAATCGTCTGCACAAAAATAAATCACTTGCTTTCACCTTCTGTACCAAGCTTAAGCACGACTATGCCGTCCACAACCGCCACGCAGTTTTTGCCCGGCCAGCTTTGCATGGACTTTACCGTTTCGTTTTGCATAAGCATTATCTTTTCTTTGCCGCTTACAAACGCGTAATCTTTTCCGCAGTAGTCATTTAAAGCACTGCAAACCACACTTTGCCCAACCGTTTCATCATCGGCGCGCAGGATATAGCCGTCTGTGATGCCCGTGATATCGGGCGTAAGATTTACGCTGTAGTCCTCGCTGTCTGTTAATGCCCCGATCACTAAAATTTTATCGCAGGTATCTGTATCGGGGGTCTGTTCGATGCGGTCTGCGATGCGCATCAAAATCCCGTAAGACTTTTCATAGGCAATCTGTGCCTTATGGTAGCTGACATTGGCAATCACAATCTGATTGGATATCAAAAGGCAGGCTGTAACAAGCACAATCCAGCGTTTTGCTGCGGTGCGTTTTTCGTTTTTTTCGGCTCCTCTTTCATAAATAAGGAGGAAGCAAAGGTAAAACACCACATAGCTCATGCGCATTAAGTTATGGTAATCCACCGCAGGGTTGACAAACGCCAGCGCCCCCGCCCCAAGCAAAAGCATCGCACACAACAGGATGACCATCAAGGTATTGGTGGGGCTTTTATAAATTTTATTTTGCACCATGCTGTTTATGTAAAAAGCAAGGCAGAAAATCAAAACAACGGCATTTAAAGTCACATAGACGTTCAAGCCTTTTGACAAATCAAAGAAACAGTCCAAAAATGTTTGCTGTGCCACATAAAGAGAAGCTAAAATGTTCATATCCGCAAGCGATGCGGACGAGCTTACGCCCTGGTATTCCAATAATTCCATCGAGAAAGCCGAAAGCAGGATTTTCAGCATGAAGCTGTAAAGCAGGGCGCCCAGAATGCCCGAGAATAAAATGGCAAAGGCTTTTTTCAAAACCGTCCCGAACGGCATTCTGTGAAAGAGAATCTGATGAATCAGCCAAAGCAGAGTCAGAACCACCGTAACGGTAATGTACGCCTGATAAATACCGGTTGCCAAAGCAATCAGCACCGCAGAAATCAGATAATTCGGTTTTTCCTTTGTTAACAAAACCCCTGCAAGGGCAGAAAGGAAGAACGCGATGCTGTACCCATCTGCTACATAATTATACATCATAATCGAGGTCACGGTCGGAAACGATACCACCACCGCCCCGATTAATCCGGCAGTTATTTTTCTTTCCACCCGAAACATTCTGCAAATGCAAACCGCACCAAGGGCATGGAACAAAATGGCAAGAAGCCCATTTAAAAAGGGCAGGTCGTAAAAAGAGCTGAAGGAACATACCACAGGCAA belongs to Clostridia bacterium and includes:
- a CDS encoding ChbG/HpnK family deacetylase — encoded protein: MIYFCADDYGLCDSVNLHIQQCIDGGTLNKVSVFPNFDAVDLRKFNPDTRISLHLNLVEGKCLSKAEEIDLLADKNGNFKHTFFGLFKLWLFQPKKLEAQLYKEIKLQVLCWRRALPEGVDFCIDSHQHTHMLPPVFNALLQVLKDEKMNIEYMRIPAEPILPYLKAPSLYFTYSPVNLIKQWLLKFLWLCNKRKAKHIKKAYFMGILFSGKMDEKRVLKILPAYEKLARKTGADIEVLFHPGFIEQEKEIENIVFPKFYFSENRKTEFDSVKKIAERSV
- a CDS encoding glycosyltransferase family 4 protein; this translates as MIGHKVVPSRRGGIENVLTTLCPMLVEMGHEVTCYNRSSDKVENEYVGTVKNKMYKGVKLKNAWTLNVRGFAAMIASFTAAISASFSNYDVIHFHAEGPCAALWIPKLFGKKCVATVHGLDWQREKWGKGFASKYIKFGEKILAKYADEVIVLSQAAQDYFKETYGRETTIIHNGISRPEKKEAEIITEKYGLKKDEYIAIVSRLTAEKGIHYLIDAYKSLETDKKLLIAGDTSDTDAYVRMLKEKAKGNPNIIFTGFVSGDTLNEIYSNAYLNVLPSDLEGMSLCLLEALSYGNALLCSDIPENTAVAEDKAMYFKKSDVADLADKLKLLCTDSRQKELLKNGADTFVLNKYSWQEVVKATCRLYQK
- a CDS encoding glucosyltransferase domain-containing protein; its protein translation is MPEKALKKLNTYILPAWKACFFVALAVGLTAHFYKITNWLPNWDSLVFRYDAQNMIALGRWFLPVVCSFSSFYDLPFLNGLLAILFHALGAVCICRMFRVERKITAGLIGAVVVSFPTVTSIMMYNYVADGYSIAFFLSALAGVLLTKEKPNYLISAVLIALATGIYQAYITVTVVLTLLWLIHQILFHRMPFGTVLKKAFAILFSGILGALLYSFMLKILLSAFSMELLEYQGVSSSASLADMNILASLYVAQQTFLDCFFDLSKGLNVYVTLNAVVLIFCLAFYINSMVQNKIYKSPTNTLMVILLCAMLLLGAGALAFVNPAVDYHNLMRMSYVVFYLCFLLIYERGAEKNEKRTAAKRWIVLVTACLLISNQIVIANVSYHKAQIAYEKSYGILMRIADRIEQTPDTDTCDKILVIGALTDSEDYSVNLTPDITGITDGYILRADDETVGQSVVCSALNDYCGKDYAFVSGKEKIMLMQNETVKSMQSWPGKNCVAVVDGIVVLKLGTEGESK
- a CDS encoding sugar transferase — protein: MPYIDQDKVDAKTREKLEAIIEKSYSTFWAQKRLFDIFFATLILLFFLPLMIVIAIVIVIDDPSAGPFYKQIRVGRHGQEFYMYKFRTMRANADKMIDELAKQNEMDGPVFKIKEDPRITRVGKYLRKLSLDELMQFFNVLKGDMTLVGPRPPLPREVKYYTDYQRLRLLVTPGLTCTWQISKNRNDIPFEQWVEMDIEYIQTRTYLNDLKIMLKTPLVMLTATGR